One Saccharopolyspora erythraea NRRL 2338 genomic region harbors:
- a CDS encoding cytochrome P450: MHERFDPLATDYLADPFPILAAIREETPVFYSSELDMWPVTRHEDIKRIFTDYETFSGAITQTPVYPLAEEAKDILAAGFHTTPTVSNCDPPKHTRVRAHNVKAFSARRIAVLEPTIRAYVTEMIDRILHQDRFDIVQEVTFPLPATIVFNLIGFPESDMEMLKGLAINRMAFTWGRSTEAEQVRIAKNQVDYWQYCTEFVASRLAEPKDDFTSDLIRTHLADPDELSVDEITNVVHALSFAGHETTTNVSSSMIQRLLTHREQWEELCADPALIPKAIEEGLRFDPSLFTWRRITTKPVSIGGVEVPAGAKLLLLVGSANHDPAKFPDPEAFNIHRSGAQAHLTFGRGIHSCFGAPLARLEMQIMLEELTARMPGLRLVEDQDVQYHVNACFRGPVELWLDNSAHR; the protein is encoded by the coding sequence ATGCACGAACGGTTCGATCCGCTGGCCACCGACTACCTCGCCGATCCGTTCCCGATCCTCGCCGCGATTCGCGAGGAAACCCCGGTGTTCTACAGTTCGGAGCTGGACATGTGGCCAGTAACGCGGCATGAGGACATCAAGCGGATCTTCACCGATTACGAAACCTTCTCCGGTGCCATCACCCAGACACCGGTCTACCCGCTCGCCGAAGAGGCCAAGGATATCCTCGCGGCCGGTTTCCACACCACACCGACCGTGTCGAACTGCGACCCGCCCAAGCACACCCGGGTCCGGGCGCACAATGTCAAGGCGTTCTCCGCTCGGCGAATCGCCGTGCTCGAACCCACCATTCGCGCCTACGTCACGGAAATGATCGATCGCATCCTGCATCAGGATCGATTCGACATCGTGCAGGAGGTGACGTTCCCGCTCCCCGCGACCATCGTGTTCAACCTGATCGGCTTCCCCGAGTCGGACATGGAGATGCTCAAGGGGCTGGCCATCAACCGGATGGCCTTCACGTGGGGGCGGTCGACGGAAGCCGAGCAGGTCCGGATCGCCAAGAACCAGGTGGACTACTGGCAGTACTGCACGGAGTTCGTCGCCAGCCGCCTGGCGGAGCCGAAGGACGACTTCACCAGCGACCTGATCCGCACCCACCTCGCGGACCCGGACGAGCTGTCCGTCGACGAGATCACCAACGTCGTCCACGCCCTGAGCTTCGCCGGGCATGAGACCACGACGAACGTGTCATCGAGCATGATCCAGCGGCTGCTCACCCACCGAGAGCAGTGGGAAGAGCTCTGCGCCGACCCGGCCCTCATCCCGAAGGCGATCGAGGAGGGCCTGCGCTTCGACCCGAGCCTGTTCACGTGGCGGCGGATCACCACCAAACCGGTCTCCATCGGAGGAGTGGAAGTACCGGCCGGTGCCAAACTCCTGCTCCTTGTCGGCTCGGCAAACCACGACCCGGCCAAGTTCCCCGACCCGGAGGCGTTCAACATCCACCGTTCCGGCGCGCAGGCTCACCTGACGTTCGGCAGGGGCATTCACTCCTGCTTCGGAGCGCCGCTGGCTCGACTGGAAATGCAGATCATGCTGGAGGAGCTGACGGCACGGATGCCCGGCCTGCGCCTTGTGGAGGACCAGGACGTGCAGTACCACGTCAACGCCTGCTTCCGCGGCCCTGTGGAACTCTGGCTCGACAACAGCGCCCACCGCTGA